Proteins encoded by one window of Channa argus isolate prfri chromosome 13, Channa argus male v1.0, whole genome shotgun sequence:
- the dffa gene encoding DNA fragmentation factor subunit alpha has protein sequence MTGRKACKVCNFTRQTSHGLAVLSLDELKTKGRELLGFSSSAQVTAVLEDDGTVVEDQAYFLCLPSNTKFMLLHEKETWSPVHRIDGGTAWMARDSLMLETDAVDSSIVAVPWSNLAQQMKQDLTSIILMSEADLQTLVDAPCPELASALGFQEKKVEELQETLQRVLDRREEERQSKQLLQLYLKAVEQEKRVKEEPSQHSHGGGRNVDVPDETEIDSASGFMSRTLMVLKGKTSPETRLSTEDLQMIVTRSVEVMEQVLNWDRARTSALLQACEAELTKRLQQVQALQSIRSNTQPDSSRLSSETSMEEGKET, from the exons ATGACAGGTAGGAAAGCGTGTAAGGTGTGTAATTTCACACGACAGACGTCGCATGGGTTGGCGGTTCTCTCCCTAGATgagctgaaaacaaaag GGCGAGAGCTTCTTGGGTTCAGCTCTAGTGCCCAGGTTACAGCAGTCCTGGAGGATGATGGAACAGTAGTGGAAGATCAGgcttattttctgtgtttaccaTCAAACACAAAGTTCATGCTGTTGCATGAAAAGGAGACGTGGTCTCCAGTTCATAGGA TTGATGGTGGCACAGCCTGGATGGCAAGGGATTCTTTGATGCTTGAGACCGATGCTGTGGACTCCTCTATTGTTGCAGTACCCTGGTCGAACCTAGCTCAGCAGATGAAGCAAGACCTGACCAGCATTATCCTTATGTCAGAAGCGGACTTACAG ACCTTAGTTGATGCCCCATGCCCTGAGCTAGCCTCTGCTCTGGGCTTCCAGGAAAAGAAGGTAGAGGAACTCCAGGAGACATTGCAGAGGGTTTTGGATcgaagagaagaggagagacagTCCAAGCAGTTGCTCCAGCTCTACCTCAAAGCTGTAGAGCAAGAAAAGAGAGTTAAGGAAGAGCCAAGTCAGCACAGCCACGGAG ggggtcgtAATGTGGATGTGCCAGACGAAACGGAGATCGACAGTGCATCTGGATTTATGTCCCGGACACTGATGGTCCTGAAAGGCAAAACAAGCCCAGAGACCAGGCTCTCCACAGAGGATCTGCAG ATGATTGTGACCCGAAGTGTTGAAGTTATGGAGCAGGTGCTAAACTGGGACAGAGCGAGGACGTCGGCGTTGCTACAGGCCTGCGAAGCTGAGCTAACCAAACGCCTCCAGCAGGTTCAGGCCTTGCAGTCCATCAGGAGcaacacacagccagacagcAGCCGACTGTCCAGTGAGACGAGCATGGAGGAAGGCAAAGAAACTTAA